A single Fusobacterium perfoetens ATCC 29250 DNA region contains:
- the ilvC gene encoding ketol-acid reductoisomerase, translating to MAGNILGTTVYYDVDCNLDKLVGKKITVVGYGSQGHAHSLNLKENGMDVTIGLRKGSKSWAVAEEAGFTVKETGESVKDADVVMILTPDETQADTYKNEIEPNLKKGVYLGFGHGFNIHFNKIQPTEDVNVFMVAPKGPGHLVRRTFQEGRGVPCLVAVKQDPSGDTKEVALAWASGIGGGRSGILETTFKQETETDLFGEQAVLCGGVTALIQTGFEVLTKAGYDPVNAYFECLHEMKLIVDLIYEGGFTKMRHSISNTAEYGDFLTGPKIITEDTRKAMEDVLKDIQSGKFADEFLADSKAGQVFLNKKREESREHDIEKVGKELRKLMSWIEK from the coding sequence ATGGCAGGAAATATTTTAGGAACAACAGTATATTATGATGTGGATTGTAATTTAGATAAATTGGTAGGAAAGAAAATAACAGTAGTAGGATATGGTTCACAAGGACATGCCCACTCATTAAATTTAAAAGAGAATGGAATGGATGTTACAATCGGTTTAAGAAAAGGTTCGAAATCTTGGGCAGTAGCTGAGGAAGCTGGATTTACAGTAAAAGAAACTGGAGAATCTGTAAAAGATGCTGATGTAGTAATGATTCTTACTCCAGACGAAACTCAAGCTGATACATATAAAAATGAGATTGAACCAAATCTAAAAAAAGGGGTATATTTAGGATTTGGACATGGTTTCAATATTCACTTCAATAAAATTCAACCAACAGAAGATGTAAATGTATTTATGGTAGCTCCTAAAGGACCAGGACATTTAGTAAGAAGAACTTTCCAAGAAGGAAGAGGAGTTCCTTGTTTAGTAGCTGTAAAACAAGACCCTAGTGGAGATACAAAAGAAGTAGCTTTAGCTTGGGCTAGTGGAATTGGTGGTGGAAGGTCAGGAATCCTAGAAACTACATTTAAACAAGAAACTGAAACTGATTTATTTGGAGAACAAGCAGTATTATGTGGAGGAGTAACAGCTCTTATTCAAACAGGATTTGAAGTTTTAACAAAAGCTGGATATGACCCAGTAAATGCTTACTTTGAATGTTTACATGAAATGAAGCTAATAGTAGATTTAATCTATGAAGGAGGTTTCACAAAAATGAGACATTCAATCTCTAATACAGCTGAATATGGAGATTTCTTAACAGGACCAAAAATTATTACAGAGGATACAAGAAAAGCTATGGAAGATGTATTAAAAGATATTCAATCTGGAAAATTTGCTGATGAATTTCTAGCTGATTCTAAAGCTGGACAAGTATTTTTAAATAAGAAAAGAGAAGAATCTAGAGAACATGATATAGAAAAAGTAGGAAAAGAACTTAGAAAATTAATGTCTTGGATTGAAAAATAA
- a CDS encoding biotin--[acetyl-CoA-carboxylase] ligase: protein MKIHRFKEINSTNTFLKELPKKEEYEVVIATTQNSGRGRRGNLWTSEEGGAYFSFVLKEKSDIDISQYMKLPLVVGYSLLRTFEKLEENLDFKFKWTNDIYVNDKKISGILVEKNREDFIIGIGINLNNKITGEVAAKGCSLSDITKKEYNIEEVIFKVIEDFKENINYYLSGNWNEILDYLNGKNYLLNKAIKIDLRNGNQKSGVAKEIDNSGEMIIEIDGKREMFSIGEIHISK from the coding sequence ATGAAAATACACAGATTTAAAGAGATAAATTCAACAAATACTTTTTTAAAAGAATTACCTAAGAAGGAAGAATATGAAGTTGTTATTGCTACTACTCAAAATTCTGGAAGAGGAAGAAGAGGGAATCTTTGGACGTCAGAAGAAGGAGGAGCATATTTCAGTTTTGTTTTAAAAGAAAAATCAGATATAGATATTTCTCAATATATGAAACTTCCATTAGTTGTAGGGTATTCTCTTTTAAGAACTTTTGAAAAATTAGAAGAAAACTTAGACTTTAAATTTAAATGGACAAATGATATTTATGTAAATGATAAAAAAATAAGTGGAATTTTAGTTGAAAAAAATAGAGAAGATTTTATTATAGGAATTGGTATAAACTTAAATAATAAAATAACAGGAGAAGTAGCAGCTAAAGGTTGTTCATTAAGTGATATAACTAAAAAAGAATATAATATTGAAGAAGTTATTTTTAAAGTTATAGAAGATTTTAAAGAAAATATAAATTATTATTTAAGTGGTAATTGGAATGAAATTTTAGATTACTTAAATGGAAAAAACTATTTATTAAATAAAGCTATAAAAATAGATTTAAGAAATGGAAATCAAAAAAGTGGAGTAGCTAAAGAAATAGATAATAGTGGAGAAATGATAATAGAGATTGATGGAAAAAGAGAGATGTTTTCAATAGGTGAAATACATATATCTAAATAA
- a CDS encoding ABC transporter ATP-binding protein codes for MERKEILNFKDITFVREGRKILSGVNWVIKEKEVWALLGLNGTGKSTLLSMIPAYTFPTKGDYWVFGNKFGNYAWPKIRKKLGFVSSNLKIFSGTLNNQKVEKVILSGKYNTIGIYDEINQNDIEKGKELLKDFNLEHLKDKKYEVLSQGEQRKVLLARAFMTNPELLILDEPCSGLDLKSREYYLKTLGEKIKEKEIPIIYVTHQLEELIPEITHVAILGNDGKMLVTGKKEEVLTEENLFKLYEVKVKVIWEENRPWLIVKN; via the coding sequence ATGGAGAGAAAAGAGATATTAAATTTTAAAGATATAACCTTTGTAAGAGAGGGAAGAAAAATACTCTCTGGGGTAAATTGGGTCATAAAAGAAAAAGAAGTATGGGCTTTACTGGGACTTAATGGAACAGGAAAATCAACACTTCTTAGCATGATACCAGCTTATACATTTCCTACTAAAGGAGATTATTGGGTTTTTGGAAATAAATTTGGGAATTATGCTTGGCCTAAAATAAGAAAAAAATTAGGTTTTGTAAGTTCAAATTTAAAAATCTTTTCAGGAACTTTGAATAATCAAAAAGTTGAAAAAGTTATATTATCAGGAAAATACAATACAATTGGTATATATGATGAAATAAATCAAAATGATATAGAAAAAGGAAAGGAATTATTAAAGGATTTTAATTTAGAACATTTAAAAGATAAAAAATATGAGGTTTTATCTCAAGGGGAACAAAGGAAAGTATTATTAGCAAGAGCTTTTATGACAAATCCAGAATTATTGATTTTAGACGAACCTTGTTCGGGGTTAGATTTAAAATCAAGAGAATATTATTTAAAAACTCTTGGTGAAAAAATAAAAGAAAAAGAGATACCTATTATATATGTTACTCATCAATTAGAGGAACTTATACCAGAAATAACTCATGTAGCTATTTTAGGAAATGATGGAAAAATGTTAGTCACAGGAAAAAAAGAAGAAGTCTTAACAGAAGAAAATTTATTTAAACTTTATGAAGTTAAAGTAAAAGTTATTTGGGAAGAAAACAGACCTTGGTTAATAGTAAAAAATTAA